The DNA region CCGGCACATGTCTCGTAGGTTATCGGTTCACCGCAAATTCTACAAGCGGAGGTCTCTTACGGCTTTCCCGTATTTTAAGCCACATTAAGCCACATATAGCTTTTGATCAAGATATAAACACATTGACTCCCCTTGTCGTGGTCGGCGGGCTACACAAGTGCCAGATTTGCGGCGCCTATACCGACGAGCCTACGCACTGCGGGAAACCCGCTGTGTTGTTACTCGACGGGAGCACCAGGCTAAGGGTTTCTAAGACCTTATCCCTCGCCCTTAGGCATAGCCCTGCCGTCCTCGGGCTGGTGTTAGACAGCCGTGGCTGGGGGGAAGTAGAGGCGGTGTTGAGGGGGCTGGATAGGGCTGGTCTAAAGATCAGCAGAGAGGCGCTGGAGGCCGTGGTAGCCTTAGACGACAAGGGCCGTTTTGAGATGAGCAATGGCAAGATAAGGGCTCGGTACGGCCACTCCATAGATGTTGAGGTAGAGTATGAGGTGGACGAAGACTCCGCATCTCTCTACCACGGTACTTCTAAAGACAACCTCCCTTTCATCATGGCTGTGGGCATACTTCCCATGAAAAGGAAGTTCGTCCACCTAGCAACCGACGTGGACACAGCGTGTCTAAACGCCGCGCGGAGGCCGAGCCCAATCGTAATTGAAGTAGACGCGGAATGTCTAAGAAGAAGCGGCGTCGTGATATATATCGGAAGCCGCAAAATTAGGTTGGCAAAGTACGTGCCGCAGAGTTGCATAAAAAGAGTTTTCCAATGCCTATGAGGTGTGGCTCTACCCTCCAGATGCGTCGTGCCCACTGCGCCGAAAAGCCCTGTGCCGTAACCCTAAGGCCCCTCTTCTAAAAACCTCCTAGCCCACACGCCCCTAGGCCACCCCCTGGGCACGACCGCTAATTTGCGCCTTTCGAATCTATCCCAAAGCTCCCTAATCCTCTCCATTACCTCTTCCACAGAATCCACAGAACAACACATCCTTTGACATAAATCTTTTACGTCGCCTAGGCGCCGGGGTCTTTACGAGGTTCCAACTTTTTAAAAAGGCTCATCTCTGCTTTTATGCTAGTCTTCCTCAACTTAACCGCTCCCCCACTCCTCCTACTATTACTCCCCGCGGCGCTGGTGGGCAACTACACGCTACCAGCACCCCCGCTTTCAGACGTGGCGGCCTTCACCACTGCCGGGGAGCCCCTTCCCACCTGGGTGCTTAACAACACCCTCTACGTCTTACAAAACGGGGCCCCCGCAGTGGCCGTTTACGTCCCCCGTTACGAGAACAGCAGCGGCGTCTACACAGTCACAGTCAAGGCCGACAAGGTGGTCGTCCAGGCGCCCCCCGGCGTTATGATAGAGGACTTCGCCCCACTTCCCACAAACGTGGTTGTCAATAAAACCGGCCTCTACCTCTACTTCACCGGCGAAGTCCGAGTAAAGTACTATTTCTTCTCAATAATAACCATCAAGCCCCCGCCCACGCCGACCGCTACACAAACGACGACCACCACGACAGCCCCGCCGTCCCCCACACCGCCTCCCACATCTACGCAACCCTCCACATCTGCTCCCACCGGCACATCGCCACCTGGCACAACCACCACGACCACCCCCGCGCCGGCGGCGGGTGTTGATATGTGGCCCGTGGTGGGGTTGGCCGTGGCGGCCGCCGTGGCGGCCGGCGTCTACTTCCTCTTCAAGAGGAGGCCGAGCGGCGGAGACTGCGGAGAGCTCACCGACGTGGACCGCGTCGTGTTGCAAGCTCTGGCAAACATGGGAGGCTCTGCCGAGAGGACGCAACTACAGAACGCCCTAGGCGTGCCGAAGACGACGCTGCACCGGCACCTCCACAAATTAGCCAAATACGGCTACGTCAGGTTGGTACAGGAGGGCGGGAGGCAGAGAGTAGAGCTTCTAAGAAAGTGTTGATATCCCTCAAGGGGTGACGACATCTACTCCTAGCTTTTTGGCCATTTCTCCTTGCTGGGCATCTAGCGTCAGAAGGGCGGCCCCCTTTTTCTGAGCAACGGCGACGTATAAGGCGTCGTACACCGTAATTCTGTGGGCAACAGCTATGTGAAACGCATCAGGCAGGTATGCGCTCTCTGGCTCGAGCCTCACGTTTTTCTCCAGTAGCGAAGAGAGGATGTGGAAAAGCCTTTCCGCCACGTCCGCAGTCACTAATCCCCTAACGTGGGCTTTCCAAATCGTGTTCGCCACCTCCTTAGCGACCACGTCTACAGAGACTGAGCGCTTGATATACTGCGCTAGTCTCTCTCAACCCGGCTCCTAGTATAAACGCCGCCAGCGCGGAGGCGTCAACCACTATCACGATCTTCCCTAACCGAGGCCGAGGCGAAGCCCCTAGGCGCTCCCACGGGCAACGCCTCCAGCTCCTTAATTACCCTTTCCATATTCTCCTGCGCCTCCAGCTCTCTGATCTTCTCCTTAACAGCCATGTAACCGCGAGTATACTGAATAATAAACCTAACGATCTACATCTAAACGTGGGGCCGCGTAGTAGTATTAATAGGCGGCAAATAATGTGCTTTGCCTGTCCGGATTGCTGAAGGCAGTGGCGCGACACGTATTTTTAACAGGTGAGCAGGTAGAGTCTGTGAGATACGACCCCAGCAATTTGAAAGCCGTGGAAAAGCTAGGAAGCGCAGACAAAGCGCTTATGATCTACGGCTCGGTTATGGAAAGGGTGTTACAGATGGAGGAGGTTGGGAAGGAGGAGGTCGAGAAAGTCATCAAAGAAGTTCTAAGCGGCCAAGGCGTCGAGAAAAGGTTCTTCGGAAACTTAATCGCATTGCTCTACAACGACTTGAGGCGCCTCGGAGTCTTGACTGTTGGCCACAGCAAGTCTTGGGAGGGGAGGGAAAAGGCGAGGCTCACATCGCTCGGCGCCTGGCTAACCCGGTGTGCGGGACTGAACGCCAGAGTCCTAGGCGCCGTCGCCGTAGCCAGCTGTTATTTAAGGCAGTGGGAAGTCGACCCAGAAGAGGCGGGCTTCTGTCGGCGAGCCTACGAGGGCAAGCTGGGAGACTACGCAGAGCTGGTGAGGAGGGCGGTGGAGATCTTCTACAACGAGGCGCCGCCGTGGTGCATCCCCTACGGCTCCGACCTTAAAAAATCTAAGGCCCTTCTCACCTCGTCGGCAGGATCTCCATCTGGGTTGACCACGGCGTAGTACACGGCGGCTTCTACGCCGTTGCCGATACTCGCCCTTATGGACCTCCTGGCCTTGTCGGACAAGGCTAAGGCGGCCACCACAGCCTTCAACGCCCCGTTCTGCGCCACGTCGGCGAGGTAGCCGGCCAGCCTAAGGGCATCGGGTAGGTCCAGCCTAGAGAGTTCTCTGTACTTGGCCTCGACCACTGCCACCAACTTACCAGACTCAACGGCTACGTCCGGCCTCGGCCTCCGCCGCGACATTTTCTTCACGAGTCTTGAAAGAGGGGCCGCGTTGAAGTACAGCTTAACCCCGCCCGCCTCGAGGCAGAACCTACCGCATTCTCTGTGCAAGGCGCCGAGCGCCTCTGCGAATAGGGAATACACATAAAGCTCGTAGAGCTTGGTGCTTGGTATCATGACGAAGCGGCCCGGCGCCCCTCCGCGGGTTGCCGCGTGGCCCCTTACTGCCTTAGCCGCCACGTGCCAGTAGGGGCCTACACCCTCGCCGTCTGCCCAAGACGCGGCGAACTCAGCCTCGCCGGCTACTGCCTCCACGCCGCGGGCAACGGAGGCGAGGTACTCGCGCACAACCCCCCTCACGCCTTGTGGGAGCTCATCCACGAGCCCCTCCGCGTTTTGAACAGCCTCGGCGACGCGCCTTAGGCCAAGCACTACTGCGTTTGCAAGCGCCGTGTTTCTAACCCGCCTCCTGCCGTATAGGTACACCCCCCGTGGGCCGACGCCGATACGCCCTCCCCTCCCCGTCACCCGCACGGCCAAAAACCTCGGCTCCCGGCTGGCGAGGTGCCACAGCTCGCCGAGGAGAAGCGCGGCCTCGCCCCAGATCGCCAAGCGGATATCCGCCGCATACATCCCAGAAGTCGCCAGGTAGAGCCACGAAACGTCGCCGAAGAGCCTCCGCACCCGCTCCAGCATTTCGCCGTATTTTTCAACCCGCGGCTTCACAACTACGGTGACCCCGCCCCACTCGTACACCCCTACCCAGAACCCCCCAAAGGCCTTCTCCCCCCTCACGTCGGGCCGGGGCGTGTCCACCCGCAAGCCCCCCGGTAGCCGCCTGTACTCCCCAAGCGCCGCCCTAAGATGGAGAATGACGCTCCTTAACGTCTCCTCGGCGACGCCGCACTCCCGGGCCCTTTCCCCTAGGCTGAAGACCTCGCCCTCCCTCCACTCACACCTTAGCCGGTAGCTCATAGAGAAGCCCTCTCGCCACGTGATAAGAAGCCGACCTCTCCCCGAGCCACTCCCTAATTTTAGACGCCACCTCGTTCAGCTCCCTGGCCTCTTCAAAGGCCTTTGACGTATACAGCGCCTTCTGTCTTATTCTCGGAATTGCCGCGGCGAAGTATGGAAGCACCAGCGAGGAGACAACGTAGTCTACAAAGACTTCCTCTCTGGGCTTTAGGCTCGGCGGGGCAGAGGCGTAGACGGCCACAGCCTTCAACACGTCGACGATCATAGAGGGGCCTACCTCCAAGCCGATTTTGTCCGCGCTCTCTAACAAATGGTCCACGAGGTGCAGTATCCCGAGCCTATCAGCCTCTTCCGCTATCTTCTCTGGCTGGGGGATTGGGAGTCTGATAAGAGTCGCCACGTCGTTTTCTAAGTAGCTTTTCAAGGTGAGGGCCTTGTAAGCCGCCTCCGCATATGGGCGGTATAAGCCTAGCTCCTTCGCCGTCTCCCGCGGCGACTTCTCTGGCTCTATCTTCTTGTGAGGCGGCAGTACGTATACGTAGGCAAACCTCCGCAGAAGGGCGAAGCTCATCCTAAACAGCTGGCCCCTATCGACGACGTTCATCGTGGCGAATACCCTAAAAGACAGCGGCACACGCGGTGGGTCGACACCGGCCTCCTCCAGCTCCGGAATCTCCACAGACCTGTGCTCCATGTCCAGGACGGTGAAGAAGCGGCCCATCACCACGTCTATGTTGGCGCGGTTTATCTCGTCTATTATGAAATGACACGGCCCCCCGCCTCTCCTCAGCGATGCCCAGCTCTCGGCAACGGCTCTTGCAAGGGAGCCCAGCCGCCTCTCCACTCTGCCGTCGGGCCCCACCGCGTAGCGGATGGCCAAGTCCTCGTAGGCCAAGTCCTCCCGCCCCGCCTCAACCACCGGGGGGCACTCCGTGAAGAAGCACGCCGCCCTACGCGCCAGGAGCGTCTTCCCCACCCCCGGCGCCCCCACAAACAAGACGTTTTTCCCCGCCAGCATTAGCAGAGCCACGAATTTCTCCAGCTCGACACTAGGCGCCGCGTCCACACCTCCGCAACTGCGCGGACCGCTTTGCCTACACGCCGCCTCTAAAATCCTCTTCCCATAAGGCGTCTTCCTAATGTAGTTCTGCGGCACTACCTCAAAGACGCTTATGCCCATAGCCACCACCTCCTCCAGCCCCAGCGGCTTGTCAAAACGTCGGAAGCCCTTTAGGGGGACGAAGTAGAACTTATCGTACTTCGAAAGCCACTGGCTGTAGTAGCTCGGCTCCACGCCGAGGCTTTGGAAAAGCCTCTCGCTTTCAGCCTTGTCGACCTGTTTCGCCGGCTCGGCCGCCTTGGAAACCCCCACAAACCCCTTGACGCCGGCCTTCTCAGTGACGTAGTGAAGGACGCAGTCCCCACTCCTAATCTCTTCCATCGCTTTCCACGGCTTGTCGGCGGGGCTCCACAGGAATTTCCCCACGTGGGACACATCGCCGGACGCCTCGACGAAAAACGCCCCGCAGTCTTCAAACCCCGTGCACACACGATGCGGGAATACCGCAGTTAAAACAGTTTAAGGCCCCCACAGGCTGTTGCAAGACGCCGCAGACCAAGCATCGCAGAATGAGCCGGCGCCCTTATCTCTTGTACTTGCCGGCACTGTAAGAGTTAAGCGGCTCTCCGCGTAATCCTTAAAAGGAGTCCTTAGAGTTTCTAAGTGGCGCATAGGGATCTCTTAGAGATTCTCGGCCTAATCGCGGTGGTTCTCATCTTCTTCTACCCGTGGCCGTACATCTGGCTGTTGATCCAAGTATCCGAAGCCCTCTGCCATTTGTGGGAGCCTGTGGACTACGCCCTTTCGCCGAAGTGTGGGTATGCGGGTGTCGCAACTGAGGTTAACGCCACGGGCTTCGTCTACGGGCCGTGTCAATACGAGCTTCAGATGTCTAGCTGCGTGGTTGGCCGCGTCACTAAGTTGGGAAACGTCGTGGAGAGCGTCTGCGTGGCGAGTGATGGGAGATACGCAGTATTCCTAGCCCAAGTCGCGCTCGACACGCGCACCTGCGGCTTCAGGCCGCTGATGTTGTTGATTGAGCATATACTCGTCGTGGTGGATATGCGGACGGGTGAGGCTGCTTGGACCAACTTCTTGTTGCTAAACGCCACCACTCTAAAGCCCTACTTGGCGAGCCCAAGCGGCGCCGTTGCGAGTCCTTGGAAGAACCCAGCCGCGCTTAGCCAATTCGTGGTGTTTGGAAAAGACGGGGTCTATCTGAGAAACGCCACAGGCCCATACGCCATCGTGATAAGCCGAGAATTCAGAACAGCCAAGGCCAACATCGCCGCCCCCACGCCCACCTCATCCACGCCTATAGAAAACG from Pyrobaculum arsenaticum DSM 13514 includes:
- a CDS encoding RNA 2'-phosphotransferase, whose translation is MVGGLHKCQICGAYTDEPTHCGKPAVLLLDGSTRLRVSKTLSLALRHSPAVLGLVLDSRGWGEVEAVLRGLDRAGLKISREALEAVVALDDKGRFEMSNGKIRARYGHSIDVEVEYEVDEDSASLYHGTSKDNLPFIMAVGILPMKRKFVHLATDVDTACLNAARRPSPIVIEVDAECLRRSGVVIYIGSRKIRLAKYVPQSCIKRVFQCL
- a CDS encoding winged helix-turn-helix domain-containing protein produces the protein MLVFLNLTAPPLLLLLLPAALVGNYTLPAPPLSDVAAFTTAGEPLPTWVLNNTLYVLQNGAPAVAVYVPRYENSSGVYTVTVKADKVVVQAPPGVMIEDFAPLPTNVVVNKTGLYLYFTGEVRVKYYFFSIITIKPPPTPTATQTTTTTTAPPSPTPPPTSTQPSTSAPTGTSPPGTTTTTTPAPAAGVDMWPVVGLAVAAAVAAGVYFLFKRRPSGGDCGELTDVDRVVLQALANMGGSAERTQLQNALGVPKTTLHRHLHKLAKYGYVRLVQEGGRQRVELLRKC
- a CDS encoding type II toxin-antitoxin system VapC family toxin, which produces MVAKEVANTIWKAHVRGLVTADVAERLFHILSSLLEKNVRLEPESAYLPDAFHIAVAHRITVYDALYVAVAQKKGAALLTLDAQQGEMAKKLGVDVVTP
- a CDS encoding AAA family ATPase, giving the protein MCTGFEDCGAFFVEASGDVSHVGKFLWSPADKPWKAMEEIRSGDCVLHYVTEKAGVKGFVGVSKAAEPAKQVDKAESERLFQSLGVEPSYYSQWLSKYDKFYFVPLKGFRRFDKPLGLEEVVAMGISVFEVVPQNYIRKTPYGKRILEAACRQSGPRSCGGVDAAPSVELEKFVALLMLAGKNVLFVGAPGVGKTLLARRAACFFTECPPVVEAGREDLAYEDLAIRYAVGPDGRVERRLGSLARAVAESWASLRRGGGPCHFIIDEINRANIDVVMGRFFTVLDMEHRSVEIPELEEAGVDPPRVPLSFRVFATMNVVDRGQLFRMSFALLRRFAYVYVLPPHKKIEPEKSPRETAKELGLYRPYAEAAYKALTLKSYLENDVATLIRLPIPQPEKIAEEADRLGILHLVDHLLESADKIGLEVGPSMIVDVLKAVAVYASAPPSLKPREEVFVDYVVSSLVLPYFAAAIPRIRQKALYTSKAFEEARELNEVASKIREWLGERSASYHVARGLLYELPAKV